The genomic segment aacaaaaataaaggaAGCTCACTATCAAAAGCGCAAGCTTCCTGAACATCCCTCACAGCAGCTTGCTCAACAATGTTTCTCACCAGAAACCTTTTGATTGCCTTGTCCTGGCCAAAAAAGTAAAAGTAAAACGATGATGGAAAAATTAATCAGCAGTGTCTCACTCATGCTCATTAGATTACTTCAACCTGGGGGCAGTATCACACATTTTAAAGAAGCCAATAAATTAAAGCTCATAAAATGTATTTAAGAAGATTGAAATAGAAtagagaaaatattttgtaGCAGAAACATGATTAGCATGAGTACAAATCTTCTTAAAGAACCACATGCATGCTACACTTTTTCATAGGTGCCAGGCTAAAAGCTTTGCTTCATTGCCACACCTGGCTGTGCCTGCAGGTGCATCAGATGCGCACCAGGCACGCCTTTAATAACTATGAGCAGAAACTAATGACGCCTAGGGACGCAATATCAATTTTCATGCACCATTGCAAGCAAAATCATGATAATTTAAAGATTCCCATCCGCAATAGCAAAAAATTTGGTATTTCTTCTACACTGAAAAGCAGTGGCATCCTACAAACAGAGTTTCAATCCGAGAAGGAGCTGATTTTTTAAATTCCAACCACAATACAATATTTGACCAAATACACACATATCCTAACCAATAAAGCGAGTTCAATACAGCGTTAAAGATAAGTATAACCTTATATTCACTTAAAAGAATAATATCAACGTATTCAATTTCTCACCACCTAACAGActaatttcaaaaagaaaatccAAATCAACGAAATATACAGATCTAAACATACTGGCAAGGCACATATAATTATatcgaagaaaaaaaattattcaccAAAAAGCTAATGAaaacaaccaaaagaaacctTGGGGCAGCATTTCCCACAGTTGGAGCAGCGAATGAAGTTGACATGGCCACGACCATGCTTGTTGCGGCCTCCATTCCTTCTCTTGAAGGTCTGAGAAACCAAATGTGGAGCAAAAAAAATCAGCTCTCCAGGAAAATTGCAAGTATAAAACTCAGGATCAAATAGTGGATAAACCTAAAACAAAATTTGGTTTTATTTTCTCACCATAGCGGATCGATAGTTCTTGATCTCTGGACGTGAAGGCGCAAGTTCACAGCGCAAAAGTGCCTCGTTTCAGGTACAGGTGAGTGGGAGAGTATTATATGCGAAACCCTAGATCTGTTAGGCCCAAAATGATAGCTTGGATCGATTTATTTTAGGCCCAATAAAGGGACCaaagataaaaatatattttgattggaCTTGCCCTTGGTCATGAGAGTTGAACTTTTacgtaattttatttatttatttattctgtTCAATGTGAGTATCTGAAGTTTGTAAAGctttagttttaattttatttctattttgaaattaattgcattttaattttttaaaaaaattcttgaaTAAACAGCCtaaactaaattttattttaaacattttatatttatattttacaaGATTAATGaataatgacaaaaacttatgtgagacggtctcactggtcgtattttgtgctacatatatcttatttgtgtcatacatgaatatcggtagggttgacccgtctcaaatataaagattcatgagatcatctcacaaaagacctaatCATGAATAATTAAGGGCCGGGGGTCATACGCTTCTCCCATAATGGAACTTCTCCGGAAATTTGTAAAACTAGTCATTTTTTTAGATATACGTTttctattttattattttgtagTTGATAGTTTTATAACAAGAAAATGAAACAAGTTTTTAAGCgggaaaatatttattattattaataatattattattgaaaTGACTGAAAAGATATGAATATTATCTCATCTTTctgatattaattaaaaatgtaAAAACAAATCATAAAGCATTTGATAAATGAATTGGTAAAAATTACGTGCGTCGAATATTAAgagtttaagaaaatatttcacaAAACCTGGGCATAATAATAAGACAAAAAACTTGGAGTCAtgctataatttttaatataccTCAAATACcctatttactttaattaattcCACAAATACctttatttactttaattaaattttccaattcaagttttatttttattgtacacacactcacaccgtgtatttaaagttttaaatttaattaattatctaaaaaaacttatcaaaagtcataaaaattaaatttgttttaaatttttgaaatttaatttttgtttataacaatatataaaccataaataatattttaagtcataataaagataaaataatatcttaatttaatttttaaaatccaaAAATTACCTTTTTTTTAACCccgttttctttttttttcatgaaaaataaaatttacgtaaaaatatctaaaatacttattaaaaagtttaattttttttaatttcaattttaacatGTATACAACATTTGCACACAGGattagtaaataaataaaaataacacatGGGCAGAAACACAGTCGGTTgattctcaaaaaaaaaaaaaaaaaaaaacacagttAACCGTAGGGACTTCAAAAAAGACCCAAGCGTACAATATTTTTAAGCCTCCAATTCCCAATTACGTAATTGCTACCACACAAACAAAAAACGAGTAATTAACCCTatataacattaaatcaaacacataatgAAACCAAATGATTTTTCCGCATGCCAGGGACTCGGAGCGCCTCGTGCATACAAAACAAAACTACATTTTTTACTCGAGggggaaaaagaaaaagataaaatgaATATAATACATGTTAGTTGTTCTTTATTTGTTGATTTTCATTCACCTTCGTATAATCAAGTTCCGGTGATTTAATAATTTCCAATTCATCATCACATTGAATgaaacattttaattagtttCTGTTTCAACAAAAGCTGGGATAGAATTTGGAATTCTTCTTAAATTCTTCGAGGTCATTAATGACCTGCGCAGATGTTACTTGGGCATTGCTCAAGTCAGTATTGCAACCCCACACACGAATTGCAAGCCTCCGACACTTTGGAGAGGGCTGCCTCAAATATGTGCGATACCAATCCACAACATCTTTCTTTTGGACACCATTAAGCTCCTCCGCTTCCTTCTTCGACAAGTCAAACATATACCTGAAACCAATTTAATTTTATGCAACAAACCAGATTCGATTTTCACCTAAAACTGGTTGAACATATACCTAAAACTAGAGGACATCCCAGGAAGGAAAGTACTAAACAATTGTTGGTTTAACGATCTTAATTCAAGTATAATCCGTCTCAAATCGAACTCAGACAGTAAAATACCTTTTCTGGAACAAAATGAATTACCTTTTGTCGACAATTTGACCCCAAAAACGATTTGTTTCATACAAAAGAGATGGATCTTTCTCGAGAAGCTTCCCCATTAAACCATTTTTGTAATTCTCAAAGGTATCAGAGTCGAGTTTGTTCTGCACCAACAGGAATTTCATTAGGAAAACACATATCAAGGAAgtaaacaattcaaattcaatcaAGTTGTCAATCTATTTTGTTTTATGAAACTTGAATACGACAATTGACACAATAAAACAACCAAACATACAGAATGTTGCCCTTTCTTCGGCCAATGACAGAAATTGGAAAATAGGGGCAAAGAAAACAGGGCATACAAGAAAATGATTTACGGAATGGTCTAATTTTACCCGCAACACACTCAAACTACAGTCCACACACGAATACaaataagaaagaaaacaaCTAACAAACTACAGTCCACACACGAATACaaataagaaagaaaacaaCAACTGACAAACTACAGTCCACACACGAATACaaataagaaagaaaacaaCAACTAACAAATATGATTGAGAATTTATAACAGGTTTCATAATCCACACTTACCAATGTTTTTTCTAAGCCATTGATGAAGTTTTCAATCCTGCCTTGTAAGTAGACCGGATTGTGCTCAGAAGATTGAACACGGAAACAGAATCCTAATATGCGATAGGTTACCCGTGCACTGCAGTCAACAACATACCCTAGCTGCTCCTTCGTCCTATAACGAACAACAAATTACAAATATCATTTATTTAGCGCAGCTGTGTGGACACACAACATGTGATCATGTTTTGATACATGACTACATAAGTGTGCTGGACTGTCGATTTATGAGAGAGGGCGAAGAACTAATATCATCCTTCTCGTTTTAtcctccaaaaaaaaaaaaatatataaagaaTATGAACCAGAATTTTCAAATCCTTTATGTTCAATTCAACTAAAACATGAAATACCTGAGCTGATTAAAAAGTGGTTCTTCCACTATTTCATCAAACAAGTCAGTTAAAGCCTTTAATTTAGTCAAATCGACGCCTTCCGGTTCAATCTGAAAATAAAGCTGCAAATAAACCAACACACAAACCAAAGTAAAATTGGGTGTTTTCAGCCACAAGAACCAACAAAcctcattaaaaaatattttttagatcACCTCCACCACGGAGTTTGTTTCTAGTTTATTTTTCACTCGGACATCTCTGACAAGGTCAGCACCTGGAGAGAGGCACATCACAAACTCCCTGTGTCTCAGCTCAATTGGAAGGGGCTGTACAGATAGGTTACTTCTAAATATATCTGATATGTAAAGAGCTTCCTCCTCCAGTAAATTCCCATGGCAAAGGCCCTCAATATACAACTGTAAAACAATAGATGGAAAAGCAGAGTAACAAGATTAAAAAACATCAATACAAATCACTGCAAATGCTAGGAAACGGTTCTGTACAAAAGCTACTACAAATTCACAGCAAAAtgaactgaattaaaatataaaaaaaaatcaattaagtATTAGTATTACAAGAGAAATACTCTAGGTTTATCAGAAAAAGTTGATAAAGCTTATTCAGTTATAAATTTGTACTAGCCATCATTAGTTGTACATTTTTACCTCGATTTGTGAAATGCTATGACTAGTGTTTAATGGTTTTACATTCACAAACGAACTCAACTTGACTGCCAGCCACATGTATATCATATAAAGGAATAACTTTATGCCCTTTCAACATCATTTTGTTTCATAAATAAGAATGTTATCATTATCTAAATTCTATTATCCGGGACTACTCATCTCTATTGCTTTACAAAATTTCAACAGCTAAAGATAACTGAGCAACAAAATTATAACTAGTTAAAACCTGGGATAAAAGATCTGGAACAAAAGCCCTTAAATCTGCTAGAGACAAATCACTTAACAAGCACAACTTTTCTTCCACATCCCAGAAACCTTGGCACAAAACTTGCAGCCTTAAATAGGAAGAATGATTTAGAGGCTTCATGTTGGTGTTTCTCAAAGTTCTCTCCATATCTTCTTTAACAACCTGCCAAACATGGAAACATTTTAAAAGAGTTCAAAATCATCGTGAGAAAAATTTACTAAAGTCATTTTAGAATGGAATGAAACACATATCTATTTATCACACCTTAAAAGAAATATTCAAAAAATGGACACACCTATCataacataaattaaataacctGATCATTGACTTTGCTGCTCGTTGCATAAAAAAAATCGATGGTACTTACTTGAATTGCTCATAGATCAATACCAACTATATACAGTTCTTATCCCATGTCGAATGCAACTAGAGGAGCAGAAAATCCTATATGCAAGATGCAGAATCCCTTTTTTGTTCTTTTTGCAAGGAAAAATTATTAAcaaataacaatgaaataaCTAATAAGgaaatgaaaatatgaaacagCGCAATGGTTACAGTAACGCCTAAAGTGTATAAAGATACCATTTTATCTGTGCTTTTGTTCAATGTCAAGTTAAACTCATCCTCACAACAACTCTTAGTTCTGAATAATGCTCCTGCTTTCATCTTCCATTTAATAAGAAGAATGTTACATACCTTGAAACGGTCATCCTTTGGCAAGAATAACTCAGCTATTCCCAGAACTTTATCCAAGAGAACTGAAAGCTTATCATTAAAACCATAAAGCTTCAGCTCTAACTTATCGCCATAAAGAGAAACAGAACTTTCCAGTTTTGCCACACTCGCCTGCAGTAAATATAATAAGATgcataatatttataaaaaaatcagcATACTTCACCGGGATCAGCACGCAAAAAGCAGATCAAGATAACAAAAAACAGCAGAAGAGTGATAACCTGATAAATAATCTCATTGAGTTCATCCTTCAGGagcaatatatatatttcagtcAGGACTGCATTTCTTAAATTACTGTATCCTCCTTTTAGTGATATCCGGAAATATGTATTAGCGCGAGGAAGTCTAAAAGTATTGTCAAGCATGTACCACAACTTCATATGAGGTTCATCAAGTATACAGATTGGAGATGATGCATCTGCAACATCGCACGGTGCCTTGTCGGCCCTTATGGAAAAATCACGTGGGATAAAGTGATTCTTTGATGGCAGATGTAAAGAGGAATTTATTTCTGGAGTATCCTTCCATAACTCCATCAGAGAAGATGGTATATCTTCCTCAACATAtcgtgatttgaaccatggctcaTGCtgaatatctgaaaatcatGCAAGGGGGTAAGAGGACCAACATTCAACGATCATTTGGTATCATGTAGACAAAAGGCTGAACCATTAATCGGGATAAAACTCATCACAAAAATAATGGATATTCTAAAGATATTTTTCGAGTGACACTCGAGTTGAACAAGAGTTTGTCAGTGTGAACCAAAAACAATAGCAAGAAGCGATGATAGATGATTCAGCAACTAAACAAAAAGCCACAAAGATGGTTCAGTCTTCAATTTATTAAGGTAATGAACCATAGTAATCGAAGACATACAAATATGAATTATGAAGGTTGGACAAACCATCGTCACCAATTCAGTTCCTAGGTAAACCAGTTGAACGGGAACGTATTACGACTTTTTTCACACAAAATAGTAAACTTTACAGAATGTGATCTTTGCGGTTAAATATTTTAACCCAGAGACACGAGAAAATGCATACAGATATCATGGCTGATATTCCTAAAACAACAGGATATTTTGGAGAACCTCAATCAATCACTTTTCATATCCTACACACTTATGTTATTTAAGGAAAAGTCCAGCACGTGACTACAAGATAACAAAATAGAACAATAAATAACTAGTAAGCAAAAATCACCATATGACTTGTTAAAAGACTTGGTTATTATGTCGACTCTCATGTTTGCAGGCCCGAAGAAATCCAGaagatatttgatcatctcctCATCCCAGACTTCATATGAATAGTCACCATAGATAACATGTTCTGGAGGATAAACCAGGAGGTTTCCTGCAATTGAACATTAGTGA from the Primulina tabacum isolate GXHZ01 chromosome 8, ASM2559414v2, whole genome shotgun sequence genome contains:
- the LOC142553392 gene encoding nardilysin-like isoform X2, whose amino-acid sequence is MAVGGGAISSDDVVMKSPTDRRLYRYIQLANGLCALLVHDPDIYSDETHGERKLGDSEEDEDEDEDDEEEDDEDFGEGDGGEEDEAEEEGEEKGFKGSLQKKAAAAMCVGMGSFKDPYEAQGLAHFLEHMLFMGSADFPDENEYDSYLSKHGGSSNAYTETEHTCYHFEVKREFLKGALTRFAQFFISPLVKAEAMEREVLAVDSEFNQALQNDSCRLQQLQCYTSACDHPFNRFFWGNKKSLADAVEKGINLRDHILKLYNDYYYGGSMKLVIIGGETLEVLESWALELFSNVRKGLSVKPEIGLNVPIWKAGKLYWLEAVKDVHILDLSWTLPSLRKDYLKKAEDYLAHLLGHEGKGSLHFFLKAKGWVTSISAGVGDEGMSRSSIAYIFGMSLHLTDSGLEKIFEIIGFVYQYLKLLRQIPPQEWIFKELQDIGNMEFRFAEEQPADDYAAELAGNLLVYPPEHVIYGDYSYEVWDEEMIKYLLDFFGPANMRVDIITKSFNKSYDIQHEPWFKSRYVEEDIPSSLMELWKDTPEINSSLHLPSKNHFIPRDFSIRADKAPCDVADASSPICILDEPHMKLWYMLDNTFRLPRANTYFRISLKGGYSNLRNAVLTEIYILLLKDELNEIIYQASVAKLESSVSLYGDKLELKLYGFNDKLSVLLDKVLGIAELFLPKDDRFKVVKEDMERTLRNTNMKPLNHSSYLRLQVLCQGFWDVEEKLCLLSDLSLADLRAFVPDLLSQLYIEGLCHGNLLEEEALYISDIFRSNLSVQPLPIELRHREFVMCLSPGADLVRDVRVKNKLETNSVVELYFQIEPEGVDLTKLKALTDLFDEIVEEPLFNQLRTKEQLGYVVDCSARVTYRILGFCFRVQSSEHNPVYLQGRIENFINGLEKTLVSVDYETCYKFSIIFVSFVFFLICIRVWTVV
- the LOC142553392 gene encoding nardilysin-like isoform X3, whose protein sequence is MAVGGGAISSDDVVMKSPTDRRLYRYIQLANGLCALLVHDPDIYSDETHGERKLGDSEEDEDEDEDDEEEDDEDFGEGDGGEEDEAEEEGEEKGFKGSLQKKAAAAMCVGMGSFKDPYEAQGLAHFLEHMLFMGSADFPDENEYDSYLSKHGGSSNAYTETEHTCYHFEVKREFLKGALTRFAQFFISPLVKAEAMEREVLAVDSEFNQALQNDSCRLQQLQCYTSACDHPFNRFFWGNKKSLADAVEKGINLRDHILKLYNDYYYGGSMKLVIIGGETLEVLESWALELFSNVRKGLSVKPEIGLNVPIWKAGKLYWLEAVKDVHILDLSWTLPSLRKDYLKKAEDYLAHLLGHEGKGSLHFFLKAKGWVTSISAGVGDEGMSRSSIAYIFGMSLHLTDSGLEKIFEIIGFVYQYLKLLRQIPPQEWIFKELQDIGNMEFRFAEEQPADDYAAELAGNLLVYPPEHVIYGDYSYEVWDEEMIKYLLDFFGPANMRVDIITKSFNKSYDIQHEPWFKSRYVEEDIPSSLMELWKDTPEINSSLHLPSKNHFIPRDFSIRADKAPCDVADASSPICILDEPHMKLWYMLDNTFRLPRANTYFRISLKGGYSNLRNAVLTEIYILLLKDELNEIIYQASVAKLESSVSLYGDKLELKLYGFNDKLSVLLDKVLGIAELFLPKDDRFKVVKEDMERTLRNTNMKPLNHSSYLRLQVLCQGFWDVEEKLCLLSDLSLADLRAFVPDLLSQLYIEGLCHGNLLEEEALYISDIFRSNLSVQPLPIELRHREFVMCLSPGADLVRDVRVKNKLETNSVVELYFQIEPEGVDLTKLKALTDLFDEIVEEPLFNQLRTKEQLGYVVDCSARVTYRILGFCFRVQSSEHNPVYLQGRIENFINGLEKTLNKLDSDTFENYKNGLMGKLLEKDPSLLYETNRFWGQIVDKRYMFDLSKKEAEELNGVQKKDVVDWYRTYLRQPSPKCRRLAIRVWGCNTDLSNAQVTSAQVINDLEEFKKNSKFYPSFC
- the LOC142553392 gene encoding nardilysin-like isoform X1 — translated: MAVGGGAISSDDVVMKSPTDRRLYRYIQLANGLCALLVHDPDIYSDETHGERKLGDSEEDEDEDEDDEEEDDEDFGEGDGGEEDEAEEEGEEKGFKGSLQKKAAAAMCVGMGSFKDPYEAQGLAHFLEHMLFMGSADFPDENEYDSYLSKHGGSSNAYTETEHTCYHFEVKREFLKGALTRFAQFFISPLVKAEAMEREVLAVDSEFNQALQNDSCRLQQLQCYTSACDHPFNRFFWGNKKSLADAVEKGINLRDHILKLYNDYYYGGSMKLVIIGGETLEVLESWALELFSNVRKGLSVKPEIGLNVPIWKAGKLYWLEAVKDVHILDLSWTLPSLRKDYLKKAEDYLAHLLGHEGKGSLHFFLKAKGWVTSISAGVGDEGMSRSSIAYIFGMSLHLTDSGLEKIFEIIGFVYQYLKLLRQIPPQEWIFKELQDIGNMEFRFAEEQPADDYAAELAGNLLVYPPEHVIYGDYSYEVWDEEMIKYLLDFFGPANMRVDIITKSFNKSYDIQHEPWFKSRYVEEDIPSSLMELWKDTPEINSSLHLPSKNHFIPRDFSIRADKAPCDVADASSPICILDEPHMKLWYMLDNTFRLPRANTYFRISLKGGYSNLRNAVLTEIYILLLKDELNEIIYQASVAKLESSVSLYGDKLELKLYGFNDKLSVLLDKVLGIAELFLPKDDRFKVVKEDMERTLRNTNMKPLNHSSYLRLQVLCQGFWDVEEKLCLLSDLSLADLRAFVPDLLSQLYIEGLCHGNLLEEEALYISDIFRSNLSVQPLPIELRHREFVMCLSPGADLVRDVRVKNKLETNSVVELYFQIEPEGVDLTKLKALTDLFDEIVEEPLFNQLRTKEQLGYVVDCSARVTYRILGFCFRVQSSEHNPVYLQGRIENFINGLEKTLVSVDYETCYKFSIIFFVSCFLSYLYSCVDCSLSVLRVKLDHSVNHFLVCPVFFAPIFQFLSLAEERATFCMFGCFIVSIVVFKFHKTK